AAATCGGATTCTCCTAGAAGTAGGACCAGGACGTACTTTGTGTACACTCACCAAACAGCATTCCCACCAAGCAGCAGGACAGGTGGTTTTACCAAGCTTACGCCACCCCCAGGACAAACAATCGGATGTGGCTTTTATACTCAACGTCTTGGGTAGACTCTGGTTGGCGGGAGTATCGATCAATTGGTCTGGTTTTTATGCTCACGAACAACGTCAGCGCGTACCATTACCAACTTACCCCTTTGAGCGTCAACGTTACTGGATTGAACCCCAATTAACAGTAGAAAAATTTGCACAAGCAGAAAATAAACTTGGTAAAAAATCCAATATAGCTGACTGGTTTTATATTCCTTCATGGAAACAAATTCCTCTAGTCAAAACTGGAGAGAAAAAGTCTACTTGTTATCTAGTTTTTGTTGATGAATGCACCATAGGTTCGCAAATTGTTCAACATTTGCAACAAACAGGACAAGATGCGATCGCAGTCCTAGCAGGTGCGGAATTTAGCCAAGTTAATCATAACACTTACACAATCAATCCTGCCCAACAAGATGACTATCACACTTTACTCCAAGCTATTCACCAACAAGGTAAAATACCAGAAACAATCATTCATTTGTGGAGTCTCACTCATTTAACCCATCAGTCACTAGAAACAGTTCAAAATCATAGTTTCTGGAGTTTAATTTACCTAGCGCAAGCTTTAGGACAGCAAAATATTAGTAACTCAAAAATTCAACTTTTAGTTGTAAGTAATCATTTATATGATGTCACTGGTAATGAGGAATTATTGCCTGCAAAAGCTACTATTTTGGGACCTTGTAAAGTCATACCCCAAGAGTATCCAAGTATAAAATGCCGTCAAATTGATGTAGTATTACTGACTTCCAGCATTGACCATCTTGTACAAGAATTGGTCGCAGAAATTACAGCAGAATCCAACGAAACTGTTATCGTCTACCGCAATCATCATCGTTGGGTACAAGTATTTGAACCGATAACTTTAGAAAAACCTACCAGCAGCAAAACACGATTACGGCAAAAAGGAGTATATTTAATCACTGGTGGTACAGGGGGTATAGGCATAGAACTTGGCAAGTATCTTGCCCAAACAGTACAAGCTAAACTTATCCTTGTTGGACGTTCTCAATTACCAGCAAAAGAGCATTGGCAACAATGGCTAGCGACTCATGATACATCTGATCCTACTAGCCACAAAATTCAAAAATTGCAGGAATTAGAGACACTGGGGGCTGAAGTTTTAATATTGTCTGCCGATGTCACTAATTATGAACAAATGCAAAGTGCAGTTTCTCAATCTCTAGAAAAATTTGGCGAAATTAATGGCGTCATTCATGCAGCTGGAGTTGCAGGCAGTGGTATAGTTCAACTGAAAACTTCAGAGATTGTAAACAGTGTTTTTGCTCCCAAATTGCAGGGAACATTAGTGTTAAATGAAGTCCTCAAAGACATCAATTTAGATTTCTTGGTACTTTGTTCTTCTCTTAGTTCAATTTATGGAGGATTTGGACAGGTAGATTATTGTGCAGCCAATGCATTTTTAGATCAATTTGCTCATTTTAATACATCCAAAAATGGTAAACTGACATTAGCAATCAACTGGGATGCATGGCAAGAAGTGGGAATGGCAGTCAATACCGTCGTTCCTGAAGAACTTAAGAAATGGCGCTCTGAAACTCTCAAAAATGCACTGTTGCCAGTAGAAGCAGTAGAAGCATTTGAGTGGATTTTGGCAAATCCACTTCCTCAAATTTTAGTTTCCACACAAGAATTACAATTAGTCATTGACCAATTTAATCAATTTCTTGCATCAAGTTTTCTTAACTCTCAATCAGAGAATTATACTCACTTATCTGGCACAAGACATGCACGAACTCTCCAAGAAACTACTTATGTTGCTCCCCGTAACGAAATTGAGGAAAGTATTGCCAATATTTGGGAAGAACTGATAGGTATTGACAAAGTAGGAATTTATGACAACTTCTTTGAATTAGGCGGACACTCTTTACTAGCTGTACAAACAATTTCTCGCTTACGTGAAACATTTCAAGTAGACCTACCCCTGCGTACTCTTTTATTTGAAGCCCCCACTGTAGCTGAACTAGCTATTGTCATAGCAGAAAAACAACCAAAGGCAGAAGAATTGAAGGAGATAGAACAGCTATTAGCAGAGGTAGAAAATCTTTCACTGGATGAAATTAAACAACAACTTGCTCAAGAATCACAAGCTAGTGGTTTGTGTCATTAATTTTGATAAGTTACATAGTTTAATGAATTACCCTATTTCTCTCTTCTCTTGGCGTACTTGGTGCTTTGGCGGTTTAATTTTAATCCCTCAGAACTAATGCAACAAATCACTAGACTCTCACAGGCAATTGCCAACAACGAGGAGATGAAGAATATAACGAACACAGATGAACACAGATGGTTTATGGGTTTGCTCCTAATTTGATCTGCGATCGCTATTGTCAAAACAGCTAATTACACTAGGTTATGGCACAAACCTTGCTATAAAAATTCTTACCCCTTCTGCCATCTGCTCTCTGCCTTCTGCCTTATTTTCAAGACAATTGTAAATAACTCAAAATGGAATTCAGCTTACTATATTTTTCTGGTGATGGGTCAACAACCCAAGTAGATAAATATCATCTCTTACTTGAAACAGCCAAGTTTGCTGATCAACATAATTTTGCAGCAATCTGGACTCCTGAGCGGCATTTTCACCCCTTTGGAGGACTCTATCCTAATCCATCGGTAATTAGTGCTGCGTTGGCAATGGTAACTGAAAAAATTCAGCTACGATCTGGTAGTATTGTCATGCCGTTACAACATCCCGTCCGAGTTGCTGAAGAGTGGGGTGTAGTTGATAATCTTTCTAAGGGTAGAGTCAGTCTTTCTTTTGCACCGGGTTGGCACGCTGATGATTTTTTATTAGTTCCAGAAAATTATGCAGCTCGTAAAGAAATAATGTGGCGGGGTATTGAGACAGTCCAAAAACTTTGGCAAGGTGAATCAATTGGATTTAAAGGAGGGACTGGAAATGTTGTCAATATCAAAACGTTCCCGCGTCCCATACAATCAAAATTACCGATTTGGATTACTTGTCAAGCAGATAATACATTTATTGGTGCTGGAAAAATTGGGGCTAATGTTTTAACTTCTTTGCTATATGCCACTCCAGAGGATTTAGGACAACAAATATCTCTTTACCGTGATTCTTTGATGCAACACGGTCATGATCCCAAGAGTGGAAAAGTAGCGCTGATGATGCATACTTTTATTGGGGAAGATACTCAATCAGTAAAGCAGAAAGTCAAGGAGCCTTTTTGCAATTATTTAAAAACTCATTTTGGACTAGTTGAAAACTTAGCCAAAACAATTAATTTTCAGGTAGATATAAAATCTTTTACGGAAGAAGATCGTAATAGCCTTTTATCATTTGCTTTTGAACGCTATTTTCAAGGACGAGTCATGATAGGAACGATCGCAACCTGTCGTGAAACTATTGAATATATGCATTCAATTGGTGTTGATGAAATTGCGTGTTTGATTGATTTTGGCTTGGATTTTGATTCTGTGATGACAAGCTTATATAAGTTGCAAAAAATAACAGAAGAGTATCAAGTGAAAAAGACTGTGGGACATTACTCAGCACTCAGCTTTTTTGGGTGATTCATTATGAATGATTTTGCAAAAAGAATTGCGGCACTTTCTCCAGAACAAAGAACGCTGTTTGAACTGCGTCTAAAACAGAAAGAATTAAATTTAAAAAATATCACATCGACATCAATCCCTAAGAGAAAAGCTTCTGATGTCTTATCCTTATCTTTAATTCAGGAAAGGTTGTGGTTTCTTTACCAATTACAACCAGATATTCCCTTATATAATGAATCTAATCTGTTTCGGATTACAGGTAATCTTAAAAGTATTGTTTTAGAGCAAAGTCTTAACGAAATCATTAAACGGCATGAAATACTGCGCACCACTTTTCAAACTGTAGATGCTCAACTAATTCAAGTTATTGCCCCGGCACTAACAGTCACACTACCAATCATAGACCTGCAAGAGCGTTCAGAGACTGAACAAGCAGAATTAATCAAACAAATAGTCACTGAAAAATCAACTCAACCCTTCGATCTTAGTCAAGGCCCTTTATTACGAGGTACGCTCATTCGGCTAAAAGAGCAAGAACATTTAATGCTCCTAACCATGCACCATATCATCTCTGATGGTTGGTCGTGGCGAGTCTTTTATCGAGAATTAGGAACACTTTACCAATCCTTTTGTGATGGCACTGCCCCAGCTTTGCCAGAATTGCCTATCCAGTATGCAGATTTCGCTCTTTGGCAGCGGCAATCTTTGGATGACCAAACGTACAAGCCTCAATTAATTTATTGGCAGCAAAAACTAGAAAACTTACCTCCAGTTCTTGCCTTACCAACAGACAATCCACGTCCCGCCGTTCAAAGCTTGCGAGGTGCGCGCCAAACTCTCATCCTTCCTCAATCACTGACAGAGGCACTGAAGTCCTTAAGTCAAAAGGAAGGCGTGACTTTGTTCATGGTGTTACTTGCGGCATTTAAGACTTTGCTCTATCGCTACACAGGACAAACAGACCTGGTAGTTGGTACTCCCATTGCCAATCGCAACCAAATTGAAACCGAAAATTTACTAGGTTGTTTTATTAACACTTTGGTTTTGCGAACTAATCTTTCTAACAACCCTAGTTTTCGAGAACTATTAGCACGGGTACGGGAAACCACCTTGGCAGCTTATGCCCATCAAGACTTACCGTTTGAGCAACTGGTGAAGGAACTGCAACCAGAACGGACATTGAGTCATAACCCTCTGTTCCAGACGATGTTCGTTTTCCAGGATGCGCCACTGCAAGCCCTAGAATTGCCTGGTTTGAAATTGACTCCCTCTATTGTAGACAGTGGATTTGCTGAGTTTGACTTGACTTTGTTCTTAGAAGATACAAAGCTGGGACTAATGGGAGCCTTAGAGTACAACACCGACTTGTTTGGGGCAGACACCATTAACCGCATGATTGGGCATTGGCAAACTTTGCTGGCAGGGATTGTTTCTCACCCCGATGAGAATATCTCAAAATTACCTTTACTGACTAAGTTTGAGGAAAATCAGCTACTTGTAGATTGGAATCAAACAACAACAGACTATGCCAAAGACCAGTGCATTCATCAACTGTTTGAAGCCCAGGTGGAAAGAACACCAAATGCAGTGGCGGTGGTGTTTGCAGATCAGCAGTTGACTTACCGAGAACTCAACGAGAAAGCCAACCAACTGGCCCATTATTTGCAAAAGTTGGGAGTGCAACCAGAAGTGCCAGTGGGGATTTGTGTTGAGCGTTCCTTAGAGATGGCGATCGCAATCTTAGCCATCTTAAAAGCCGGTGGCGCTTATGTGCCCATAGACCCAAACTATCCCCAGGAACGTGTAGCCTACATCTTGGCGAATTCCCAAGCGCTTGTACTTCTAACTCAGGAAAAATTAATCAAAGAACTGCCTGAGCATCAAGCATGTGTTGTCTGTTTGGATACAGACTGGCAAGCCATCTCGCAGGAGAGCCAGAGCAATCCCTTTAGTAATACTGGATGCGAAAATTTAGCTTATGTGATTTACACTTCTGGTTCTACAGGCACACCCAAAAGTGTATTAATTACACATAAATCTTTAGTTAATTTTACTGAAGCTGCTGTTATTGAATATGGACTGACAGAGTGCGATCGTGTGCTTCAGTTTGCCTCGATTAGTTTTGATGCAGCAGCAGAAGAAATTTATCCCTGCCTGACGTGTGGTGGAACTTTGGTTCTACGTACTGATGAAATGCTCAGTGATGGGCAGACATTTCTGCAAAAGTGCCAGGATTTAAAGCTGACGGTGTTAGATTTGCCGACTGCCTACTGGCAACAACTCATGTCTGACATCGCCACAGCAGATTTACGGCTGCCTGACTCACTCCGGCTAGTAATTATTGGCGGAGAGCAAGCGCAGGGAAAACAAGTAGAAATTTGGCGAAATTGTCTAGGCGATCGCCAAGAACTGATCAATACATACGGCCCCACAGAGGCAACTGTTGTCGCAACGACATACAAATTACCGTTAGCACCCACAGACAACCCGTCACTCAAGATACCGATTGGACGCCCGATTCCCAATGCTCAAACCTATGTATTAGATAAATATTTGCAACCAGTTCCTGTTGGTGTTGTTGGTGAACTATACATTAGTGGTGTTGGTATTGCTAGGGGATACCTCAACCGTCCAGATTTGACCGCCGATAAATTCATTCCCCACCCCTTCAGCAATGGTTCAGGAACTCGATTGTACAAAACTGGGGATTTGGTACGCTATCGGCAAGACGGTAACATCGAATTCCTGGGGCGGATTGACAATCAAGTGAAAGTCGGGGATTCCGCATCGAGTTAGGAGAAATTGAGTCGGTGCTGAGTCAACATCCGGCCGTGCGAGAAGTGGTGGTTTTAGCACGAGAAGAAAAAGCGGGAAATAAACGCTTAGTAGCTTATATAGTTCCCAAGCAAGAAGCACAAGATTTAGATAATAGTAATATTCATCACTCAGCACTCAGCCATGACCTGCGTTACTTTGTGAAAGAAAAGTTACCAGAATACATGATTCCTGCTGCCTTCGTATTCCTGGAAGTCATGCCTTTAACCCCCAACGGTAAGGTAAATCTGCAAGCACTACCAGCACCAGAACAGCAAACTCCAGAAATAGACTCAGCTTTCATTGCTCCTGAAACCACAGTCGAAAAACAGTTAGCTGCGATTTGGGCGCAGGTACTAGGTAGGGAAAAGGTAGGTATCAACGACAACTTTTTTGAATTAGGTGGAGACTCCATCCTCAGTCTTCAGGTCGTTTCTAAAGCTCGAGAAGCCGGACTACAATTAACACCAAAGCAGATTTTTCAATACCAGACGATCGCGGAATTAGTAGCAGTAGTCAGTACAACTGAGACCATCATTGCCGCCGAACAAGGAATTGTCACCGGAACAGTACCTTTGACGCCAATTCAGCACTGGTTCTTTGGCCAAAATCTCCTTTTTCCTCACCACTATAATCAAGC
Above is a genomic segment from Fischerella sp. JS2 containing:
- a CDS encoding LLM class flavin-dependent oxidoreductase — translated: MEFSLLYFSGDGSTTQVDKYHLLLETAKFADQHNFAAIWTPERHFHPFGGLYPNPSVISAALAMVTEKIQLRSGSIVMPLQHPVRVAEEWGVVDNLSKGRVSLSFAPGWHADDFLLVPENYAARKEIMWRGIETVQKLWQGESIGFKGGTGNVVNIKTFPRPIQSKLPIWITCQADNTFIGAGKIGANVLTSLLYATPEDLGQQISLYRDSLMQHGHDPKSGKVALMMHTFIGEDTQSVKQKVKEPFCNYLKTHFGLVENLAKTINFQVDIKSFTEEDRNSLLSFAFERYFQGRVMIGTIATCRETIEYMHSIGVDEIACLIDFGLDFDSVMTSLYKLQKITEEYQVKKTVGHYSALSFFG